Proteins encoded in a region of the Hippopotamus amphibius kiboko isolate mHipAmp2 chromosome 11, mHipAmp2.hap2, whole genome shotgun sequence genome:
- the TPGS2 gene encoding tubulin polyglutamylase complex subunit 2 isoform X2 yields the protein MISSWEQKNNCALPEDLKNFYLMTNGFHMTWNVKLDEHTIPLGSMAINSISKLTQLNQSSMYSLPNAPTLADLEDDTQEASENQPEKPHFDSRSVIFELDPCNGNGKVCLVYKRGKPALAQDTEIWFLDRALYWHFLTDTFTAYYRLLITHLGLPQWQYAFTSYGISPQAKQWFNMYKPITYNTNLLTEETDSFVNKLDPSRVFKSKNKALIPKKKGPVQPAGGQKGPLGPPPTSKPSSGSGNPVRK from the exons AAAAATAACTGTGCGCTGCCTGAGGACCTGAAGAACTTTTACCTGATGACCAATGGCTTCCACATGACGTGGAATGTGAAGCTGGATG AACATACCATTCCATTGGGCAGCATGGCAATTAACAGCATCTCAAAACTGACTCAACTCAACCAGTCTTCCATGTACTCACTTCCTAACGCACCAACTCTGGCAGACCTGGAGGACGATACACAAGAAG CTAGTGAGAACCAGCCGGAGAAGCCTCACTTTGATTCTCGTAGTGTGATATTTGAGCTGGATCCTTGCAACGGGAACGGGAAGGTTTGCCTCGTCTACAAAAGAGGGAAACCAG CATTAGCCCAAGACACTGAGATCTGGTTCCTGGACAGAGCATTATACTGGCATTTTCTCACAGATACCTTTACTGCCTATTATCGCCTGCTCATCACCCACCTGGGCCTGCCCCAGTGGCAGTACGCCTTCACCAGCTATGGCATCAGCCCCCAGGCCAAG CAGTGGTTCAACATGTATAAACCCATCACCTACAACACAAACCTGCTCACGGAAGAGACCGACTCCTTTGTGAACAAGCTGGATCCCAGCAGAGTGTTCAAGAGCAAGAACAAGGCCTTAATCCCCAAGAAGAAAGGGCCTGTTCAGCCTGCAGGTGGCCAGAAAGGGCCCTTGGGTCCTCCTCCCACCTCTAAACCCTCCTCTGGCTCTGGAAACCCTGTCCGGAAGTGA